The genomic window AATTGAGAAAAATAACTCAAATATCGCGTATCGAGGTTTGTGTAGATCGGGGGTAAGTGCTGAGATCCAGAGGGAGCTGGCATCATATCTTGCGATAAAGATATGGCAGTTTTTTATGCCATAATTTGCATATGTTCTTCTAATTATGCCAACTAACATAACGATTGATTTAAAGTTGTTTAAAAATTGTGCGTATATTAAGCATGTTGTAAATGAAAATATCTGCTGTGGTATTATCGATATTGGGGCGGAGATAAACCCAAAAGTTAATTGAACCTGTGTGCCTGCGCTCGGAATCATCGCTAAAAGAGCGCCAGTAAATGCAGCGATCATTGATATTAGCGTTTTCCTGTCGAGTCTCTTTTGCTCCGAAATTAACCCTTCAATGGTTTGTGGGTCTCCAAAAAAATTTCGGCCGAAATCGGTGGCGAGATAGTGCTCGACCTCGCGCATAATTCGGCGATGCGGGGTAAGGCGGCTTTCCATATGTGGATACTCACAGCGCCGGTGATTTTGTTTGTCACACGTAATAATAGTAATACTGAATTTTTCTTCAATCGATAGGGCGAGAAAAACAACAACGGCGGCAGGTTTGCACCCGCCGCCGTTTTTGAACTCAGCAAAAAGCCCGCTTTACGCGTTGGTGTCCACCTGCGCGCCGGGGGCTGCGGACCCGCCCTCTGTCGGCTTGGCGACGGCGACGAGCGCCGGGCGCAGCAGCCGGTCCTTGATGACGAAGCCGGTTTGCAGCACCTGCACCACCGTGCCGGGCTCGGCGTCGTTGGTGGGGATTTCCAGCATGGCCTGGTGCTTGTTCGGGTCCAGTTTCTGGCCGAGCGCTTCCACCTGGGCGATGCCGTATTTGTTGAAGACGTTGAACACCTCGCGCTCGGTCATCTCGATGCCGGTGATGACGTTGGCCACGGCCTGGTCGGCGCGGGCGGCCTCCGGCACGGCGTCGAGCGCGCGGCGCAGGTTGTCGGCAACGGCGAGAATGTCCCGCGCGAAGCTGGTGACGGCGTAGGCGCCGGCCTCCTGCTTCTCCCGCTCAAGGCGGCGGCGGACATTCTCCGTTTCGGCCATCTGCCGCAGCAACTGATCCTTCAGCGATGCGGCTTCCGCCTGGGCGCTCGCCAGCGCCTCGTCCTGGGCCGGGGGGCAGCAGCCTCAGCCGCGGCGGCGTTTTCGTCCTGCGTTTCGGTCTGCACAGTTTCCTCGGTCATGTTTGCGATACCAGTCTGGTCAGGACGCGGGCCGTGTAATCCACCATGGGAATGACCCGCGCGTAGTTGAGCCGTGTGGGGCCAATGACCCCGATGACACCAACAATCCGTTCATCGGCGCTGCGGTAGGGGGCTGCGATAACCGATGAGCCGGAGAGTGAAAAGAGTCTGTTCTCCGAGCCAATGAAGATCTTCATGGCGCTGGCGTTGACAGCCAGTTCCAAAAGACGGGCGAGTTCCCGCTTGCTCTCGATGTCCTCCAGCAGCTGGCGAACCCGCTCCAGATCGCCCCTGGCGGCGGCATCCTCGATCAGCTTGGACTGGCCGCGCACGATGAGCACGTCGCGCTCGTCGTCGTCGGCCGACCAAACGGCGAGGCCCTTCTCCACCACCTGCGCGGCCAGCGTGTCCAGCTCCGCCTTGTTCTTGGACAGCTCCTGCTCGATGAGCCCACGGGCCTGGTCGAGCGTGCGACCCACGAGGCGGGCGTTGATGTAGTTGGCCGCCTGGATGAGCGCGGCGGAAGGCATCCCCGGCGGCAGATCGAAGGTGCGGTTCTCCACCGATCCGTCCTCGCCCACCAGAATGGCCAGCGCCCGGT from Pedomonas mirosovicensis includes these protein-coding regions:
- the grpE gene encoding nucleotide exchange factor GrpE — translated: MLRQMAETENVRRRLEREKQEAGAYAVTSFARDILAVADNLRRALDAVPEAARADQAVANVITGIEMTEREVFNVFNKYGIAQVEALGQKLDPNKHQAMLEIPTNDAEPGTVVQVLQTGFVIKDRLLRPALVAVAKPTEGGSAAPGAQVDTNA
- the hrcA gene encoding heat-inducible transcriptional repressor HrcA → MRTLSITDINERARDIFRQIVEAYLATGEPVGSRTLSRLPGINLSPASIRNVMQDLEEIGLLSAPHTSAGRMPTELGLRLFVDGMMQVGEITSEERAQIETQVKADGGSLEDALGRATAALSGLSSCAGLVLVPKADIPIRQVDLIPLSTHRALAILVGEDGSVENRTFDLPPGMPSAALIQAANYINARLVGRTLDQARGLIEQELSKNKAELDTLAAQVVEKGLAVWSADDDERDVLIVRGQSKLIEDAAARGDLERVRQLLEDIESKRELARLLELAVNASAMKIFIGSENRLFSLSGSSVIAAPYRSADERIVGVIGVIGPTRLNYARVIPMVDYTARVLTRLVSQT